From the Glutamicibacter halophytocola genome, the window GTAGGAGTGACCGCGCCAACCGTTTATCCCAATGGAGATCATGCCCAATATCTCGACATCGTCTTCAAGGCCCGGCACCTTTCCGGGCAGGCGAGGATAAACGATGACGAAAACCTCGAAGTCGGCTACTTCGATCTGCAGGACCGTCCTAAGCTGCCGCCCTTGCATGAACGGGCTTTGTCATGGGCGCTGGAACCCCGTCCAGGTGGCTATTTCGCCTAGCTGACAATGGAAAGAGCATCGGGATGCGGACCAGCTGGTCCGCATCCCGATGCTCTTGAGCCAATAGAACTAGTGGCTGCCGAAACCCTACTTGGCTTCCGGCGGGGTGCTCTTGTCGCTTGGGCGCTCAGCGACCAAGACATTGCCCTCGGACTCCATTGCATTCTCCCCAGGCGCAGCCTGCTGGGCGCGCTGGGCCTCTTCGAAAGCTATTGCTTCTTCTCCGCCGATGGCCTCGCCGCGGGCAACCATGCCTGCGGTGTCGGAGAGTGGAACCTGCTTGAGGAACAAGGCCAGGGCGAACGCCACAACCAGGAACGGAATCAGGTACCAGAACACCGGCGCCAAAGAGCTGGCGTAGGCGTCCACGATGCCATCACGCAAAGCGTCCGGCAGTGATGACAGCGTCTGCGGATCCAAGGTGGATGCCGCATGTCCGGCATCAGCAGCGCTGGCTCCAGCGCCGGAGAAGACATCCAGGAGCTTCTCGGAGAGGCGGTTGGTGAACAAGGCGCCGAAGATGGCCACACCCAGCGATGCACCGACTTCACGGAAGTAGTTGTTGGTGGAGGTGGCGGTGCCGACCATCTCTGGTCCGACAGCGTTCTGAACTACCAGGACGACAACCTGCATGATCAGGCCCATGCCGGCGCCGAGGACAAACAGGTAGGCGCAGATCAGCCACAGCGGGGTCTGCGCGGTCAGGGTGGTGAATGCCAGCATGGCGGCAACGGTGACGATGGTTCCGGCGATCGGGTAGCCCTTGTAGCGTCCGGACTTGGAGATGGCCATGCCCGAGTAAATGGAAGTACCCATCATGCCGACCATCATTGGAACCATCAGCAGGCCGGAAACGGCGGCGGAGGTGCCCGAGGACATCTGCAGGAAGGTTGGCACAAAGGCGATCGCGGAGAACATCCCGATGCCCAGGGTGAAACCGATGGCGGTGGCGTTGATGAAGACCTTGTTCTTGAACAGGCTCAGCGGGATGATCGGGTCTTCGGCCTTGGCTTCAGCCAGGATGAACAGCGAAGCGGCGATCACCAGGCCTGCACCCCAGGCCCAAGTTTCCAGAGCTCCCCAGCCGTGAGCGGCGGAGCCGCCGAAGTCGGTGAAGAAGATCAGGCAGGTTGTGGCAATCGACAGCAAGAGCACGCCCAGGATGTCGATCTTCTTTTCTGCCTTTTTGTTTGGCAGGGTCAATGCGAACCAGGCGATGGCAAAGGCGGCAATGCCAACAGGGATGTTGATGTAGAACGCCCATTCCCAGGTCATGTGGTCCACGAAGAATCCACCGAGCAGCGGGCCGGCGACGGCCGACAAGCCGAAGATGCCGCCCAGAGGTCCCATGTACTTGCCGCGCTCGGAAGCCGGGACGATGTCAGCGATGATGGCCTGCGAGAGGATCATCAAGCCGCCGCCACCCAGGCCCTGGATGGCGCGGAAGACGACGAACATCCAGAAGGTGGTGGAGAAGGCGGCACCGACAGATGCCAAGGTGAACAACGCGATGGCAATCATGAACAGGTTGCGGCGTCCGAGGACATCGCCAAACTTGCCATAGATGGGCATCACGATGGTGGTGGCCAAAAGGTAGGCCGTGGTGATCCAGGCCTGGTGCTCAACGCCGCCGAGCTTGCCGACAATGGTTGGCATGGCAGTGGAGACGATGGTTTGGTCCAGTGATGACAGGAGCATTCCTGCGATCAAGGCGGAGAAGATGATCCAGATGCGCCGCTGGGTCAATACCAGGGGCGCATCGCCCGGGGTTTCCCGGGAACCGGTAGTTGCGGTCATTGCAATCCTTGCGAGAGGTGTTGAAGGAATTATTTAGTCGTTGCTGCGTCTCAGGGGCTGGCCCATGATGTTTTGGATCCGGCCCATCAGTTCCAGGAACTCCTCGGTGAGCGAGCGTTTCCCAGAACCTTCGACATAAGCCTCGATGGCTTGGAGAGTGGTGTGCTTGAGAATGTGCAAAAGGCTTGAGAGCAGTGGATCCTGCGGATCGACTCCTTCGCGCGATGCAATGAGTTCACGGAACTCCGCGTCTTTCTTGGGTCCGACCTGGACCATGTGCTGAAGGAGTTCCGGTTCGCGGTGTGCCACGGAGAAGAACCCATGGGTGCTCACGATTTCGGTTTCATCAAAACTCAGCCGTTCAATGACCATGTCCACCAAGTCCGCCAGAAGCGTGGGGGAAATCCCGGTGATGCCCTCCGGCCGAGCCGCCATGAAACGCTCGATGATGCCTTCTGGCATGGCGTCGGCATCGTGCCCGAAGACCGCGTCGATTTTGCTGGGGAAGTAGTTGAAGAAGGTTCTCCGGGAGATGCCTACCCGTTCGCATACCTGTTCAATGGTGAAACCGTTGAAGCCGAACTCGGCCGTTAGCTCGCGGCAATGGCGAGTGATGGACGTCCGGGTTTTTTGCATGCGTCCGCTCAACGTCGGTGCCTCGGTGGGCACTCCCGCTGCGTCTTTTGCACTATCTTTCATACAGTGCAGTA encodes:
- a CDS encoding MDR family MFS transporter; the encoded protein is MTATTGSRETPGDAPLVLTQRRIWIIFSALIAGMLLSSLDQTIVSTAMPTIVGKLGGVEHQAWITTAYLLATTIVMPIYGKFGDVLGRRNLFMIAIALFTLASVGAAFSTTFWMFVVFRAIQGLGGGGLMILSQAIIADIVPASERGKYMGPLGGIFGLSAVAGPLLGGFFVDHMTWEWAFYINIPVGIAAFAIAWFALTLPNKKAEKKIDILGVLLLSIATTCLIFFTDFGGSAAHGWGALETWAWGAGLVIAASLFILAEAKAEDPIIPLSLFKNKVFINATAIGFTLGIGMFSAIAFVPTFLQMSSGTSAAVSGLLMVPMMVGMMGTSIYSGMAISKSGRYKGYPIAGTIVTVAAMLAFTTLTAQTPLWLICAYLFVLGAGMGLIMQVVVLVVQNAVGPEMVGTATSTNNYFREVGASLGVAIFGALFTNRLSEKLLDVFSGAGASAADAGHAASTLDPQTLSSLPDALRDGIVDAYASSLAPVFWYLIPFLVVAFALALFLKQVPLSDTAGMVARGEAIGGEEAIAFEEAQRAQQAAPGENAMESEGNVLVAERPSDKSTPPEAK
- a CDS encoding TetR/AcrR family transcriptional regulator, whose protein sequence is MKDSAKDAAGVPTEAPTLSGRMQKTRTSITRHCRELTAEFGFNGFTIEQVCERVGISRRTFFNYFPSKIDAVFGHDADAMPEGIIERFMAARPEGITGISPTLLADLVDMVIERLSFDETEIVSTHGFFSVAHREPELLQHMVQVGPKKDAEFRELIASREGVDPQDPLLSSLLHILKHTTLQAIEAYVEGSGKRSLTEEFLELMGRIQNIMGQPLRRSND